From Alligator mississippiensis isolate rAllMis1 chromosome 9, rAllMis1, whole genome shotgun sequence, one genomic window encodes:
- the CEBPB gene encoding CCAAT/enhancer-binding protein beta, translated as MQRLVAWDAACLPLQPPAFKPMDVANLYYEADCLAALSKLHPRGRPMSELGAGVGEHERAIDFSPYLEPPPGPAPAPAPAPSAGGGFEPGGGGGGGADFLSDLFAEDYKGGAKKGDYAYLGLPRHGHGPGRFEPAKAEPPVFETLDSCKGGRKEDGGAMAAAYGSAARSYLGYQSVPSGSSGNLSTSSSSSPPGTPTPAEAAKPAGAAGYGGAKAKGKKSVDKHSEEYKLRRERNNIAVRKSRDKAKQRNLETQHKVLELTAENERLQKKVEQLSRELSTLRNLFKQLPEPLLATAGHC; from the coding sequence ATGCAACGCCTGGTGGCCTGGGACGCGGCATGCCTCCCGCTCCAGCCACCCGCCTTTAAGCCCATGGACGTGGCCAACCTGTACTACGAGGCGGACTGCCTGGCGGCGCTCAGCAAGCTGCACCCGCGCGGCCGCCCCATGAGCGAGCTGGGCGCGGGCGTGGGCGAGCACGAGCGGGCCATCGACTTCAGCCCCTACCTGGAgccgccgcccggccccgcgcccgcacCCGCGCCCGCTCCGTCCGCGGGGGGCGGCTTCgagcccggcggcggcggcggcggcggcgccgacTTCCTCTCCGACCTCTTCGCCGAGGACTACAAGGGCGGCGCCAAGAAGGGCGACTACGCCTACCTCGGCCTGCCGCGCCACGGCCACGGCCCCGGCCGCTTCGAGCCCGCCAAGGCGGAGCCGCCCGTCTTCGAGACGCTGGACTCGTGCAAGGGCGGCCGCAAGGAGGACGGCGGGGCCATGGCGGCGGCCTACGGCAGCGCGGCGCGCTCCTACCTGGGCTACCAGTCCGTGCCCAGCGGCAGCAGCGGCAACCTCTCCACGTCCTCGTCGTCCAGCCCGCCCGGCACGCCCACCCCGGCCGAGGCGGCCAAGCCGGCGGGCGCCGCGGGCTACGGCGGCGCCAAGGCCAAGGGCAAGAAGAGCGTGGACAAGCACAGCGAGGAGTACAAGCTGCGGCGGGAGCGCAACAACATCGCGGTGCGCAAGAGCCGCGACAAGGCCAAGCAGCGCAACCTGGAGACGCAGCACAAGGTCTTGGAACTGACGGCCGAGAACGAGCGGCTGCAGAAGAAGGTGGAGCAGCTCTCCCGCGAGCTCAGCACCCTCAGGAACTTGTTCAAGCAGCTGCCCGAGCCCCTGCTGGCCACGGCGGGACACTGCTAG